The following proteins come from a genomic window of Aquimarina sp. MAR_2010_214:
- a CDS encoding sodium:alanine symporter family protein: MFKIIEDFVAGFSSWVWDWPLLVLLIGGGMFFLIYSRFTPFFYFKHAINVLRGKYDNEDAPGQLSHFQALSSAIAATVGMGNISGVAVAIVTGGPGAVFWMWISALIGMATKFYTCSLAVMYRSEDDKGSLLSGPMYIITKGLGTQWKPLAIVFALAGLIGTLPAFTANQLTQTLIDVLDWNDDYKWYIGIVLAGFASLVIMGGIKRIGVVASRLVPFMVVLYFITVITILVLQIEKIPDMFMLILSDAFSGKAAAGGALGYLIKTGVKRAAFSNEAGIGTAPMMHGTAKTNEPIREGLVAMIGPAIDTLLVCTLTALAILSTGVWQSSSDNGISLTLEAFNSVLPYGLGDIVVVIMVLVFGLSTLFSYSHYGTTCLGFLTKPKYGKYYNYLYIVSIIIAAVVKIEFAINLIDSAFAIMAIPTVISGLLLAPRVNARAKIYFEKYKM, from the coding sequence ATGTTTAAAATAATAGAAGATTTTGTTGCTGGTTTTAGTTCTTGGGTGTGGGATTGGCCTTTACTGGTATTGCTCATCGGAGGGGGAATGTTTTTTTTGATTTATTCTAGGTTTACGCCTTTTTTCTATTTTAAACACGCGATCAATGTGTTGCGAGGTAAATATGATAATGAAGATGCGCCTGGCCAGCTTAGTCATTTTCAGGCATTATCTTCTGCTATTGCTGCAACAGTAGGTATGGGGAATATAAGTGGCGTAGCCGTAGCAATTGTTACTGGTGGTCCTGGAGCCGTTTTCTGGATGTGGATAAGTGCCTTAATTGGTATGGCAACCAAATTTTATACTTGTTCATTAGCCGTAATGTATCGATCAGAGGATGATAAAGGGTCTTTGCTTAGTGGTCCAATGTATATAATAACCAAAGGTCTGGGAACCCAATGGAAACCTTTGGCTATAGTTTTTGCCTTGGCAGGACTGATAGGTACACTACCTGCGTTTACGGCAAACCAATTAACTCAAACATTGATAGATGTTTTGGATTGGAATGATGATTATAAATGGTATATAGGAATTGTATTAGCAGGCTTTGCTTCGCTGGTTATTATGGGAGGAATAAAAAGAATTGGCGTTGTAGCTAGTAGATTAGTTCCTTTTATGGTGGTATTATATTTTATTACAGTGATTACTATTTTAGTATTACAAATAGAAAAAATACCAGATATGTTCATGTTAATTTTATCTGATGCATTTTCTGGAAAAGCAGCGGCAGGAGGAGCTTTAGGGTATTTGATTAAAACAGGAGTAAAAAGAGCCGCATTTTCTAACGAAGCAGGTATAGGAACTGCTCCTATGATGCATGGGACAGCAAAAACTAATGAGCCTATTAGAGAAGGGTTAGTAGCTATGATTGGTCCTGCAATAGATACATTACTGGTATGCACATTAACTGCTTTGGCAATACTTTCTACAGGGGTGTGGCAAAGTTCTAGTGATAATGGGATATCTCTTACTTTAGAAGCCTTTAATTCTGTTCTTCCGTATGGTTTGGGAGATATTGTAGTGGTTATTATGGTTCTGGTATTTGGGCTTTCTACATTATTTTCATATTCGCATTATGGTACTACATGTTTAGGGTTTTTAACCAAGCCGAAGTATGGCAAGTATTATAATTATTTGTACATAGTGTCGATTATAATCGCTGCAGTAGTTAAAATAGAATTTGCAATTAATCTTATTGATAGTGCTTTTGCAATCATGGCAATTCCTACCGTAATTTCCGGATTATTATTAGCTCCTAGAGTGAATGCGAGAGCTAAAATCTATTTTGAAAAATATAAAATGTAA
- a CDS encoding RNA methyltransferase, with protein sequence MIDNFENEFFGIGIQNGKTPENLGVLWRSAQNMGASFIFTIGNRYAKQASDTHNAVKAMSYFHYDTFEDFYQHLPKGAMLVGVELTDEAQFLETFNHPKRCVYLLGAEDHGLPKKAIGNSQFLVKFKSELSINVAVAGSIIMYDRGIDKPRFIKA encoded by the coding sequence ATGATTGATAATTTTGAGAATGAATTTTTTGGGATTGGTATTCAAAATGGTAAAACACCAGAGAATCTAGGTGTATTATGGCGTTCTGCACAAAACATGGGAGCTAGTTTTATTTTTACGATAGGTAATCGATATGCAAAACAAGCCAGTGATACACATAATGCAGTAAAAGCGATGTCGTATTTTCATTATGATACTTTTGAAGATTTTTATCAACACTTACCTAAAGGAGCAATGTTGGTAGGAGTAGAACTAACAGATGAGGCACAATTTCTCGAAACTTTTAATCACCCAAAACGCTGTGTGTATTTACTGGGAGCCGAAGACCATGGCTTGCCCAAAAAAGCTATCGGAAACTCACAGTTTTTAGTCAAGTTTAAATCAGAACTAAGTATTAATGTTGCTGTAGCGGGAAGTATTATTATGTATGATCGGGGCATTGATAAACCAAGATTTATAAAAGCATGA
- a CDS encoding N-acetylmuramidase family protein: protein MKTIRYRSHGQDVHFLEEILTTLGYQVYVSNFFGKDTDTAVRDFQAKHNLVIDGIVGLKTWSKLIEVKNDLIAFNDKLLSEQDIKDFADQFELELAMVKAVNEIESNGKGFLVSGRPRILFEGHIFWKELGKRGVNPSQYISEYTKNVLYEKWTKVYYQGGAGEYDRLEKAAGMSDEPAFHEAAYSSASWGAFQIMGFHYANLGFSSVDHFVSEMYDHEREHLKAFGKFIEATSFKGKKLLDWIKEKNWARFAEGYNGSGYKKNKYDTRLKNAYIKYSNS, encoded by the coding sequence ATGAAAACAATACGTTACCGTTCACACGGACAGGATGTTCATTTTTTAGAAGAAATCCTAACCACACTGGGATATCAAGTATATGTGTCTAATTTTTTTGGAAAGGATACAGATACAGCTGTCAGAGATTTTCAAGCTAAGCATAATCTTGTAATAGATGGTATTGTAGGACTTAAAACCTGGTCCAAGCTTATTGAAGTCAAAAATGACCTTATTGCATTTAATGATAAACTCTTATCTGAACAAGATATTAAGGATTTTGCAGATCAGTTTGAATTAGAATTAGCAATGGTAAAAGCAGTTAATGAAATAGAAAGTAATGGAAAGGGATTTTTGGTATCTGGCAGACCAAGAATTTTGTTTGAAGGACATATTTTTTGGAAAGAACTGGGTAAGCGAGGAGTAAATCCATCTCAGTATATTTCTGAATATACCAAAAACGTACTATATGAAAAATGGACAAAAGTATATTATCAAGGAGGAGCAGGTGAGTATGATCGTTTAGAAAAAGCTGCAGGGATGTCTGATGAACCAGCGTTTCATGAAGCAGCATATAGCTCAGCATCATGGGGAGCTTTTCAAATCATGGGGTTTCATTATGCAAACTTAGGTTTTTCTTCTGTAGATCATTTTGTTTCTGAAATGTATGATCATGAAAGAGAACACCTTAAAGCTTTTGGGAAATTTATAGAAGCTACATCTTTTAAAGGTAAAAAACTGCTAGATTGGATAAAAGAAAAGAACTGGGCGAGATTTGCCGAAGGATATAATGGATCGGGTTACAAGAAAAATAAGTATGATACTAGACTAAAAAATGCTTATATAAAATATAGTAATAGTTAA
- a CDS encoding histidine kinase → MNLNYKYIYLAAFLILNIIGSLSAQNNQLRAYTLEDGLPQSQVYDIIQDKIGYLWLGTQGGGLSRFNGEEFKVWNENDGLQSNYIHSLAFVNDSLFIGTKNGLSIKVKNKFTNIESPRINKICLIDNKTYLATNIGIYQYRKNLGLIKINLNPKINTSIINDIVFDGKLYWVATNKGLWKLNNIKQGTSIIERHSAYDFTAAIFYNNKVFAAAFNQGVLVLNTNAKTYGNRWIQRPVRVTDISAHNNNELWFATDNDGITVLDFEKYTEKKKINRKNGLSVSYTRKSILDRQSNIWIATSGGGFCKYFQNNFTHYDQNTGLKGNRVYAVHNTKNSIWASNSEVGMVEIDSLGIHHIPQEERLSDVKIKTITSDNSGNIWAGTEGKGILFKEIKQVDSIIVDTINSKELNSDPIITTDTIAITVRKNHIIDTDKGLLSDWIRSIQVVNNTIWVASYSAGISKFIYDSKKKRITSLKKFTRKSGIKDLQIRDMKKDSLGKIWYATQNGHLGYIEKNKVTHLGNVLKQKTAISTLLFHKNILYLGTAGRGIWWSKLDGNITFKKLKGRKKPYSDNIYQMIFDDKNNLWAGSERGVDRIELNQSNDIVDVFHFGRNDGFLGIETCLNAVTKDNQGNLWFGAIYGLTKYQPTGTTKATIKPSLYFEDVEVDYRSVDSIQLGTWVNSKNVLKLTPNQTELSFSYKTIDLDHPNDVEYRWRLNNSEWSPWSSDNKQNLAGLAYGPHYFSAQSRNYRWEESDPIMFQFFIDSPIYEKAWFQLAVLAIIVLILGGYALSYIRRVKQKNKEERNRLQMQNHLLSLEQKALRLQMNPHFIFNALNGIKAMGTNNPNRMNTTINTFATLLRETLYNSRKDHITLDQEIQTLKHYIEIEQLMASKPFIYDISIDSDYDPEEILIPPMLIQPFVENAVRHGILKGSRDGELKVLFHTTEDFLYCTILDNGQGIFQSQKSKTKTDHQSMALTVTRERLESISGKDSLHIKEILLNGNSVAGTEITFKIPLETDY, encoded by the coding sequence GTGAACTTAAACTATAAATACATTTATCTTGCTGCTTTCTTGATATTAAACATTATCGGCTCATTATCAGCACAGAATAACCAACTTAGAGCATATACATTAGAAGATGGACTGCCACAATCACAAGTTTATGATATCATACAAGACAAAATAGGATACTTATGGTTAGGTACTCAAGGAGGTGGCCTCTCTAGATTTAATGGTGAAGAGTTTAAAGTATGGAATGAAAATGATGGATTACAATCCAACTATATTCATTCACTTGCTTTTGTGAATGACAGTCTTTTTATTGGCACCAAAAATGGATTAAGTATTAAGGTTAAGAATAAATTCACTAACATTGAAAGCCCTCGGATTAACAAAATATGCTTGATAGATAACAAAACCTATTTGGCCACTAATATTGGCATTTATCAGTATCGTAAAAATCTAGGATTAATTAAAATCAACCTTAACCCCAAAATCAACACTAGTATTATTAATGACATCGTTTTTGATGGTAAACTATATTGGGTAGCTACCAATAAGGGGCTCTGGAAATTAAATAATATAAAACAAGGCACTAGCATTATAGAAAGACATAGCGCATATGATTTCACTGCTGCTATCTTTTATAATAATAAAGTATTTGCCGCTGCTTTCAATCAAGGGGTTTTGGTTTTAAATACTAATGCTAAAACCTACGGTAATCGTTGGATTCAAAGACCCGTAAGAGTAACAGATATTTCTGCACATAACAATAATGAATTATGGTTTGCTACCGATAATGATGGAATCACAGTCCTTGATTTTGAAAAGTATACAGAAAAAAAGAAAATTAATCGAAAAAATGGACTGTCTGTTTCTTACACTAGAAAAAGTATTTTAGATCGCCAATCCAATATCTGGATCGCTACATCTGGAGGAGGGTTTTGTAAATATTTTCAAAATAATTTTACACACTATGATCAAAATACAGGATTAAAAGGTAATCGTGTATATGCAGTTCACAATACAAAAAATAGTATCTGGGCATCTAATTCTGAAGTTGGAATGGTAGAGATCGATTCTCTGGGAATTCACCATATCCCACAAGAAGAACGCTTATCTGATGTGAAGATTAAAACCATAACCAGTGATAATTCAGGAAATATTTGGGCTGGTACCGAGGGCAAAGGCATTCTTTTTAAAGAGATTAAACAAGTTGATAGTATTATTGTAGACACTATCAATAGCAAAGAACTAAATTCTGACCCAATTATCACGACCGACACCATTGCAATAACTGTTAGAAAAAATCATATCATTGATACTGATAAAGGTTTACTATCAGACTGGATAAGAAGCATACAGGTCGTAAACAATACTATTTGGGTTGCTTCTTATTCGGCAGGTATCTCAAAATTTATATACGATTCAAAAAAGAAACGTATAACATCTTTGAAGAAATTTACCAGAAAGAGTGGTATTAAAGATTTGCAAATCAGAGACATGAAAAAAGATTCTCTCGGTAAAATCTGGTATGCTACTCAAAATGGACATCTGGGATATATCGAGAAAAATAAAGTTACACATTTAGGCAATGTTCTAAAACAAAAAACAGCAATTAGCACATTGCTTTTTCATAAAAACATATTATACCTCGGTACAGCCGGAAGAGGGATTTGGTGGTCTAAACTTGATGGAAACATTACTTTTAAAAAGTTAAAAGGTAGAAAAAAACCCTATTCAGACAATATCTATCAAATGATATTTGATGACAAAAACAATCTATGGGCAGGAAGTGAACGAGGAGTTGATAGAATTGAACTGAACCAATCAAATGATATTGTAGACGTTTTTCACTTTGGAAGAAATGATGGTTTTTTAGGAATTGAAACTTGCCTTAATGCTGTCACCAAAGATAATCAGGGAAATCTCTGGTTTGGTGCGATATATGGACTAACCAAATATCAACCTACAGGAACTACAAAAGCTACAATTAAACCAAGCCTGTATTTTGAAGATGTAGAAGTTGACTATCGTAGTGTAGATTCTATTCAATTAGGCACCTGGGTAAATAGCAAGAATGTTTTAAAACTAACGCCTAATCAAACAGAATTATCGTTTAGTTACAAAACTATTGATCTTGATCATCCTAATGATGTAGAATATCGCTGGAGATTAAACAATTCTGAATGGAGTCCCTGGTCATCAGACAACAAACAAAATCTTGCAGGACTAGCATATGGACCACATTACTTTTCTGCGCAATCCAGAAATTACAGATGGGAAGAAAGCGATCCTATTATGTTTCAGTTTTTTATTGACAGTCCTATTTATGAAAAAGCTTGGTTTCAATTAGCCGTCTTAGCAATAATAGTACTAATTTTAGGTGGATATGCATTATCTTACATCCGAAGAGTAAAACAAAAAAACAAAGAAGAGCGTAATCGCTTACAAATGCAGAATCATTTACTATCATTAGAACAAAAAGCACTGCGTTTGCAAATGAATCCTCATTTTATATTTAACGCACTTAATGGTATAAAAGCAATGGGGACCAATAACCCTAATCGTATGAACACTACGATAAACACATTTGCAACTTTATTAAGAGAGACATTATATAATTCTAGAAAAGATCATATAACCCTGGATCAGGAAATACAGACTTTAAAACATTATATCGAAATAGAACAATTAATGGCTAGTAAACCTTTTATCTATGATATTTCTATAGATTCTGATTATGACCCTGAAGAAATCCTTATTCCGCCAATGCTAATTCAACCTTTTGTAGAAAATGCTGTTAGACATGGTATCTTAAAAGGCAGTCGTGATGGTGAATTAAAAGTATTATTTCATACTACCGAAGATTTTTTATATTGCACTATATTAGATAATGGACAAGGTATTTTTCAATCGCAAAAAAGCAAAACTAAGACAGACCACCAATCTATGGCACTTACAGTGACCCGAGAGCGACTTGAATCAATTTCAGGAAAAGATTCTTTACACATAAAAGAGATTCTCTTAAACGGTAATTCTGTAGCAGGAACCGAGATTACATTTAAAATACCATTAGAAACCGACTATTAA
- a CDS encoding LytTR family DNA-binding domain-containing protein: MLTAIIVEDMPDALQLLKSDLKANHPEIKVIDTAQSVVEAAKSLRNTQPDILFLDIMLGDGTGFDILEIFPDLKSKIIFVTASDEFAIRAFKFAAIDYVLKPYSNEELAQAIARAKEQIQPNKERLNILKDTLSAPEQKPDKISLHTLDKIIIVNLDDIIRCESDSNNTIFYLQDGQKIFVTKTLKYFSDMLKNYQFLRVHQSHLVNLQCISAFIKTDGGYLMLKNGENIPVSVRKKIEVMEILDRLHR; the protein is encoded by the coding sequence ATGCTTACAGCAATTATCGTAGAAGACATGCCTGATGCACTTCAGCTTTTAAAAAGTGACCTAAAGGCAAATCATCCAGAAATAAAAGTAATTGATACTGCCCAAAGTGTTGTTGAAGCAGCAAAATCATTACGTAACACACAACCTGACATTCTTTTTTTAGATATTATGCTAGGTGATGGTACTGGATTTGATATATTGGAAATATTTCCTGATCTAAAATCAAAAATCATTTTTGTTACCGCTAGTGATGAGTTTGCTATTAGAGCCTTTAAATTTGCAGCTATTGACTATGTCTTAAAACCATATTCAAACGAAGAATTAGCACAAGCTATTGCTCGAGCAAAAGAACAGATTCAACCAAACAAAGAACGCCTTAACATTCTAAAAGACACATTATCTGCACCAGAGCAAAAACCTGATAAAATTTCATTACATACGCTCGATAAGATCATTATCGTAAATCTGGATGATATTATTCGTTGCGAATCTGATAGCAATAACACCATTTTCTATCTTCAGGATGGGCAGAAAATTTTTGTAACCAAAACATTGAAATATTTTTCTGACATGCTCAAGAATTATCAATTTCTACGAGTGCATCAAAGTCATCTGGTCAATCTACAATGCATTAGTGCCTTTATCAAAACTGACGGAGGATATCTTATGCTAAAAAACGGAGAAAACATTCCTGTTTCGGTACGAAAAAAAATAGAAGTGATGGAGATTCTAGATCGTTTACACAGATAA
- a CDS encoding NAD(P)/FAD-dependent oxidoreductase, with protein sequence MNDENIDVLVVGAGPSGCVAASYLHNNGYNVKVVEKNLFPRFVIGESLLPRCMDHFEEVGLLDCLKACEFEVKSGARFLKGSQVCNFDFSKKHTEGWDWTWQVPRADFDAALAKELLNRGVDISFEEEVIAVDFEGEISKTTIKDKEGNHHVITAKYVIDSSGYGRVLPRLLDLEQPSELPKHSSIFTHVEDINRPEGNEGTLITFDVIDTETWLWVIPFSNGVTSIGYVGPTEFLESFEGNATEKLTQMLQRSDYFYERFKNVDFMFDPILIKNFSKSVKQLYGKGYVLTGNSAEFLDPVFSSGVTFATESALLAAKLVAKELQGTNVDWEQEYTGYIKDGVNVFSSYVKEWYTGNLQKLFFHQPENPQIKRQICAVLAGYVWDKTNPFVTKHNRLIKTVAHMIDIENEA encoded by the coding sequence ATGAATGATGAAAATATTGATGTTTTAGTAGTGGGGGCGGGGCCTTCGGGATGTGTTGCAGCTTCCTATTTACATAATAATGGTTATAATGTAAAAGTTGTAGAGAAGAATCTTTTTCCAAGATTTGTGATAGGAGAAAGTCTTTTGCCAAGATGTATGGATCATTTTGAAGAAGTAGGACTATTAGATTGTTTAAAGGCATGTGAGTTCGAAGTAAAATCAGGAGCACGATTTTTAAAAGGGTCACAAGTTTGTAATTTTGACTTTAGTAAGAAGCATACCGAGGGTTGGGATTGGACATGGCAGGTGCCTCGAGCAGATTTTGATGCAGCGCTTGCAAAAGAGCTGCTTAATAGAGGGGTAGATATCAGTTTTGAAGAAGAAGTTATTGCTGTGGATTTTGAAGGAGAAATTTCAAAAACAACTATAAAAGATAAAGAAGGAAATCATCATGTTATTACTGCAAAATATGTTATAGATTCTAGTGGTTATGGAAGAGTATTGCCTAGACTTCTGGATTTAGAACAACCTTCTGAATTACCTAAACATTCTTCAATTTTCACACATGTTGAAGATATAAATAGGCCCGAAGGAAATGAAGGGACACTAATCACATTTGATGTAATAGATACAGAAACCTGGTTGTGGGTGATTCCTTTTTCTAATGGAGTTACCAGTATAGGGTATGTAGGGCCGACAGAGTTTCTGGAATCATTTGAGGGTAATGCTACAGAAAAATTGACACAAATGTTACAACGTTCAGACTATTTTTATGAGCGTTTTAAAAATGTTGATTTTATGTTTGACCCTATATTGATTAAAAATTTCTCAAAATCCGTAAAGCAACTATACGGAAAAGGATATGTGTTAACAGGAAATAGTGCAGAATTCTTAGATCCCGTGTTCTCTTCTGGAGTTACATTTGCTACCGAATCGGCATTGTTAGCAGCAAAACTTGTCGCCAAAGAATTACAAGGCACAAATGTAGATTGGGAGCAAGAATATACAGGATATATTAAAGATGGAGTTAATGTTTTCTCATCCTATGTAAAAGAATGGTACACTGGAAATCTTCAGAAATTATTTTTTCATCAGCCAGAAAACCCGCAAATCAAAAGGCAAATATGCGCAGTTTTAGCTGGATATGTCTGGGATAAGACTAATCCTTTTGTTACCAAGCATAATAGATTGATTAAGACGGTTGCACATATGATAGATATAGAAAATGAAGCCTGA
- the hutH gene encoding histidine ammonia-lyase, which yields MLTLTGKIEIQDFFNIIFKEESIAIDESVLATVEESFNFLKEFSENKIIYGVNTGFGPMAQYKINDEERNQLQYNLIRSHASGTGNPIPPMYVKAAMLARLNTLCLGYSGVHKSVIDVMTSLINKNITPLIYEHGGVGASGDLVQLAHLALTLIGEGEVFHEGEQKNTKEVFEKENLKPITIALREGLGLMNGTSVMTGVGLVNTIYTRRLLNWMITASCAINEIVKAYDDHLSQELNHAKKHVGQQQIAKQMREHLESSSLIRKREEYLYTDQTEVAVFKEKVQEYYSLRCVPQILGPVLDTLNNIEKILIEEVNSANDNPIIDVKEKHVYHGGNFHGDYVSLEMDKLKIIVTKLSMLSERQLNYLLNSKLNDILPPFVNLAKLGLNFGMQGVQFTATSTTAENQMLSNPMYVHSIPNNNDNQDIVSMGTNAALITKKVIENAFEVVAIELITIVQAIEYLGVKDQVSTNTKRMYDAIRNIVPIFTEDVIMYPYVNQVKDFIINNETKEA from the coding sequence ATGCTAACACTAACAGGGAAAATAGAAATACAAGACTTTTTCAACATTATATTTAAAGAAGAATCGATTGCAATAGACGAAAGTGTTCTAGCAACTGTAGAAGAAAGTTTTAATTTTTTGAAAGAATTTTCTGAAAACAAAATCATTTATGGCGTAAATACGGGCTTTGGGCCAATGGCACAATACAAAATAAATGATGAGGAAAGAAATCAGCTACAATACAATTTAATAAGAAGCCACGCTTCTGGAACAGGAAACCCTATTCCTCCTATGTATGTAAAAGCAGCTATGCTGGCACGTTTAAACACCCTATGTTTGGGATACTCTGGTGTTCATAAATCTGTCATAGATGTTATGACTTCTTTGATTAATAAAAATATTACGCCTCTTATTTATGAACATGGAGGTGTGGGTGCTAGTGGAGATTTGGTTCAACTAGCACATTTAGCGTTAACTCTTATTGGTGAGGGAGAAGTGTTTCATGAAGGAGAACAAAAAAATACTAAAGAAGTTTTTGAAAAAGAAAACCTTAAACCTATTACGATTGCATTACGAGAAGGACTTGGCTTAATGAACGGAACCTCGGTAATGACTGGTGTGGGATTAGTAAATACTATTTACACAAGAAGATTATTGAACTGGATGATTACAGCTTCATGCGCAATCAATGAAATTGTAAAGGCATATGATGACCATTTATCACAAGAATTAAATCATGCAAAAAAACATGTTGGGCAACAACAAATTGCTAAACAGATGCGAGAGCATTTAGAGAGCAGTTCTTTAATCAGAAAAAGAGAAGAATATTTATATACCGACCAAACTGAAGTAGCTGTTTTTAAAGAGAAAGTTCAAGAATATTATTCATTACGTTGTGTTCCTCAAATATTAGGACCAGTCTTAGACACCTTAAACAATATTGAAAAAATTCTAATAGAAGAGGTTAATTCTGCTAATGACAATCCAATTATTGATGTTAAGGAAAAACATGTATATCATGGTGGTAATTTTCATGGAGATTATGTTTCTTTAGAAATGGATAAGTTAAAAATTATAGTTACCAAATTGTCAATGCTGTCAGAACGTCAATTAAATTATTTATTAAACTCTAAATTAAATGACATACTTCCTCCTTTCGTAAACCTTGCTAAACTAGGTTTAAACTTCGGAATGCAAGGAGTACAATTTACAGCAACGTCTACAACAGCAGAAAATCAAATGCTATCAAATCCTATGTATGTACATAGTATCCCGAATAACAATGACAATCAAGACATTGTAAGTATGGGAACAAATGCTGCCTTGATTACAAAAAAGGTTATAGAAAATGCTTTTGAAGTTGTTGCAATAGAGCTAATTACTATTGTTCAGGCAATAGAATATCTAGGTGTAAAAGATCAAGTTTCCACGAATACAAAAAGGATGTATGATGCCATCCGAAATATAGTTCCTATATTTACAGAAGATGTTATTATGTACCCCTACGTTAATCAAGTAAAAGATTTTATTATAAATAATGAAACCAAAGAAGCGTGA
- a CDS encoding WG repeat-containing protein: protein MKTKHFLFFVFSFCLLVGSAQELALAKFEGKFGYLTKSGDWKIPATFDVAKNFSEDLAAARKGKLWGFINRKGEWAIEPSFDKVKAFNSGIAVVLKNKEWFYINTKGEKTLTNVNTDKIYDFKDGFAILRKGDKIGFINTKGETTVAPKFSKAFNFENGYAKVREDEKWGLIDPSGNYFVKTTYDGVSNVYHNAIVATQGLRHGLIINGEFKEISGAQKIWDFSVNGEYTYAKKNDKIGFINKKGEWIIEPAYDKVRAFNNGLAPVFKDGKWGYISTSGETVIPFKFRDAEIFSADGLAPVKSKKLWGFINTKGELVIEEKYEITAGGFSIFKKNAQKGFVNGLARVKQKKSWCFLNTKGEILKNMWFENLELFN from the coding sequence ATGAAAACTAAACATTTTTTATTTTTTGTATTTTCTTTTTGTTTGCTAGTAGGGTCTGCTCAAGAACTAGCATTAGCAAAATTCGAAGGTAAATTTGGTTATCTAACAAAATCAGGTGATTGGAAAATACCTGCAACCTTTGACGTTGCAAAAAACTTTTCTGAGGATCTAGCTGCCGCAAGAAAAGGTAAACTTTGGGGATTTATAAATAGAAAAGGAGAATGGGCTATAGAGCCTAGTTTCGACAAAGTTAAAGCTTTTAATTCTGGTATTGCAGTTGTTTTAAAAAACAAAGAATGGTTTTATATCAACACCAAAGGAGAGAAAACCCTTACCAATGTTAATACCGATAAAATTTATGATTTTAAAGACGGTTTTGCTATCCTAAGAAAAGGGGATAAAATAGGCTTTATCAATACAAAAGGAGAGACTACAGTAGCTCCAAAATTTTCGAAAGCCTTCAATTTTGAAAATGGATATGCCAAAGTAAGAGAAGATGAAAAATGGGGATTAATAGATCCTTCTGGTAATTATTTTGTAAAAACAACCTATGATGGTGTTAGTAATGTCTATCACAACGCAATTGTAGCTACCCAAGGTCTTCGGCATGGATTGATTATTAACGGAGAATTTAAAGAAATATCAGGAGCTCAAAAAATCTGGGATTTCTCTGTAAATGGAGAATATACTTACGCCAAAAAAAATGATAAAATTGGATTTATCAATAAAAAGGGAGAATGGATAATTGAACCTGCATATGATAAAGTAAGAGCTTTTAATAACGGATTAGCGCCTGTGTTCAAAGATGGTAAATGGGGATATATTAGTACCAGTGGCGAAACTGTAATTCCTTTTAAATTTAGAGACGCAGAAATATTTAGTGCAGATGGATTGGCACCTGTTAAATCTAAAAAACTTTGGGGATTTATAAATACAAAAGGAGAACTGGTCATAGAAGAGAAATATGAAATTACAGCTGGTGGTTTTTCTATTTTCAAAAAAAATGCGCAAAAAGGTTTTGTAAATGGCTTAGCAAGAGTTAAACAAAAAAAATCTTGGTGTTTTCTAAACACTAAAGGAGAAATACTTAAAAACATGTGGTTTGAAAATTTAGAGTTATTTAATTAA